Part of the Ammospiza caudacuta isolate bAmmCau1 chromosome 3, bAmmCau1.pri, whole genome shotgun sequence genome, TCTGGTGCTCATCGGAGAAGTCGAAGGGCTGGGCGTGCGAGTTGGAGAtggtgctgccagcctgccccATTCTGTTCTGCTCCGCGCTGTAGTTGGCCCAGTTTTGCTCGCTGGCTTGCTTATTGTAGTTACGACAGGAGGAGTTGTTCCTGTCTCCAGTAACAAGCTTGTACCCTGGGGGAGACATGGGAGACAAGGGGGCGGTCGGTGATGAGCAGCCATTGTAATAAGCGTATTTGGGGGAGCCACAGTCCTTGGAAGGGCTCATGGCACCGCTGTGGGAGTAGGGGTCGGTTTTCCCTTTTACACGATCCTTGACACCCTTGAAGAACACGTAAAAAAGCTCAATGATGTTCAAGGCAAGAGACACCAAGGACACCACCAGCATGAAGAGGATGAAGATGGTTTTCTCGGTTGGACGGGAGAGGAAACAGTCCACTCTGTGTGGGCATGGGTCTCGCTCACAGGTGTAGATGGCATTCAGGCTAAACCCGTAAATGTACCACTGTATCAGCAAGAAAGCCACCTCGAAGACAGATTTAAACAGGATGCTGATGATATAAGTACGGAGCAGTCCCCCACGCATCTTCACTTTGCCATGCTCTTCGATCCCATACTTGAATTTCTTAATTTCTATTTGCTTGAGATGCATATCCACATTCACACCATCATTTGCCACTACTTTTAGCTCTTCTTCTCTTTTGTTCAGCTTCTCTTCTTTCCTCATTACGTAGAACACATGTGCCAGGTACAAAAGTGTAGGTACAGACACAAATATGATCTGCAGAACCCAAAAGCGTACATGGGAGATGGGAAAGGACTTGTCATAGCAGACGTTCTCGCAACCAGGCTGCTGAGTGTTACACCGGAATGCAGACTGTTCATCTCCCCAAGCAGATTCAACTGCTGTTCCCAATAGCAAGATTCGGAAAATGAAGAGGACAGACAGCCACACTTTCCCTCCTGCAGTAGAATAGGCTTGAACTTTGTCAAGAAGTTTTCCCAAGGCACTCCAATCACCCATCTTCACAGGATGCTGGCTAAACAAggacacaaaggaaaaaaaatagcaaggGTTAAGTCACAGCTTTAATACCTTTGACATACTAAATCACTGATCAATGCTAATAGAGCAGTGTGGTCCACTTTGTTgtaattaatgtattttatacaATCTGAAGAGAAACTGGAGTTTAGTAAGTCTGTAGGTGAAGTGGGAAGTCAGGgaaactaaaagaaaaagtaacATCTAATGTCTCAGAGCACAATTGAAAAAGTTCCTAATTCTAATTTCACTCCAGTTTTCAGGAAGGCCCATGATAACCCTCAGTGATCACTGTGGTTGGCTCAGCTTCCTTGATGGCAGTCTCAGTTCCATTACCTACACCTGCCTCAGGTGAAAAACAGATGTGACAGCTGAAGCAGGGTGTGGAATAAGTAGTAGCACTGCCTAAATATCCTGGGAATATATGAAAGATTTCTCAGTTTCAGTAAGGATTGATCATTCACTGTAATTCTTATGTTCACTCTTTCAGATACTAAAAAGGCAAACCACAATATAACCCAAATACAATAGGTTATCTTAGGTTAATATTAGGGTCACATACCTAAAATTCTACCTTTGTAAAATACATGCCATTTTTCCTACACAGCAATATTAAACTGAGCTTCTGCCTGCAACTTCATAGCATGTAGTAGGTTTAAGGATATAGTTCCTAATGATGCCAAGTTTATACTCTAATAAACTTCAGAAGAAGCATTTGCTGTCTAAATTAAGCTTATACATTAGTATTTGCATCACGAAGATCAAAGAAAGCATTATTTACCTACAGTTTTATTAAGGAACAAAAAATTGTAAATACATGAAATACAGCTAAGATCATGTTACTATATTGGAGGAACTGGTTTCCTGTTTATCTGTGATTTGCTTAATTTATTGGAGTTTCAGGTTTGTATTTGCATCTTTTAGTATTTAAATTCCTTCTTTGTCTTGAAAGGAAAAGatttagcaggaaaaaaaggtaaatatgCTCAGTTTGTAAGGCAACTCCTGGCTTGTAATTTGCATTCCAAGTGTTGAACACTGCAAGTTTTAAGCGTCCTTCCTGACTTGAGTTTTAAAGTGCTCATTTCTGGGACACAGGCAGCTTCTCAGGATATCTGGAAACACACAGGATGACATATACGAAATAAAATAGTTTGTTTGATGTTTTGGAttcctaagaaaaaaaaaattcactatCAATTTTTACCAACTGGACATAGCAATTTTATTAAAACTTATATTTTTACTTGCCCAACATGAAAAAGCATGAAATCATATGAAATCTGGAActtaaggaaaaataatcatGAGGTTTCCCTTTTAATGTGaatgctgctgggcacagatATTTGTTCCATGGATGCTGAGTAATCCCTTCCTGGTATTAACAGTTTTGATAATGTCCAAATGATTTCCTCCCCACTGCATCATGGCTATATTCCCTAGTGGAGGTCATTTATAGAATACGTACTTTTTGGATAATTcataaaatgggaaattttaGCACCAAGGAGACTTGCTTTCAAGAAGCGGTGAGTCACTGGGAACACAAGAGTATAAATCTGGCAAACTCAAACATAACAATAGATGCCAAATAAAAACACACCGTTCCTGCCACCGAGTCTGAGAGAGTAATGGAAGACAGTGTTTAAAGTACTCGCTCTGATAGCTCTGAGATGCCAATTATCTTTGAACCCCTGAAAAATACCCCAGGGCCATTTCCTCTGTCTGCCTTAACAGCTGGCTCAGAAGTTCAGCCACTGCAGCCTGTTGACCCTTCCTCATGTAATTAGCTCTTCTCATGAATGAAGCCCCATCAAAGGATCAGGCCTGATTCAAACTTTTAAAACTGGAAGCCTCTGCCAGGAGGAGCAAACACAGCATGTTTGTCTCTGACACATCCCCTCAGCCATCTTCAGctttcatccttcccagaaAAAGTGAGTTTGTCTTTTTGGGCTGGAGCGGCAGAGAAGGAGTCAGGCAGCGATGTGTGGAGGTCCCTGGGAAGTCTGGAATGAAATGTGACCACGTTCCTCCTCAGGCAGGGATTGTTAAAACAGAGAACAGCCTGTAACCATACAACACGTGAAGTTTGTTTTAAACGCAAGCTATTTGCTCCATGTCCTAGTGCAAGGGGACAGAAGGAGCCTTTTTCAAGTAACAGCTTCTTGATTTAATTAGTCAGCCTTCTAGTGACTAGAAACTATTGGGTTAACAGACTTTCCTCAGACTCCATGTACTTTTTTTACTGTCTAAATGTTATTTCAGATTGAAAGCCTGATTAAGAAAACAGAGGATATGTTATTTCTAGGCAgttatgtgttgtttgttttctaattACACTCCTCTCTGGTTCATTAGTGCAATATGATTTACTTCAGTTTTGACCTACTTAATCCCACACCTGCAGTATTTGGAGAATTTACTCcctattttttaatttgcttcagCATGCAAAATTGCTAAGTTTCATTTGTGTCCGCTGGCAATATAAACTCCAGGAGGAAACATTCCATGCTTGAATTACTCATACATAGTTCTGAAaagcaactttttaaaaaagagatcAGTTACATGCTAGCCTTTGCCAGtgataaaaaaacccacatcaaTTCAAAACATTGTACTGTTAATCAGATAACCTTGTGGTGGCACAAATATATTATTCCTTTTCTTAAGTGGATTCCATTGCTTTATGAAACACAGTACTTTGCTTTGTTGTAGAGAAAATTCATTCATAGGATCTAACTTGTTTACTTTCAGGGCACTGAAAGACCAGTTTTATTAACCGATTACAAATCTGTTTACCAGGTATAAAAAGAGGTTTTGTATCAAACAGGTACTTAAGTATTCTAGCTTTGTAATTAGCTTGAAATGGTTGGCAGACAACCTTTAAAAATAGCTCTCTAGCTTTCTAGACTTTAGCTTGTTTTAACACTTCCAAATAACTTAAAGGAGTCCACTGAATGACACAGGCTGGCCTATTCAATTCATACAAACTCATTACTTCAGGAGTTTAAGGATATGGCTGATGATGAGTACGTGCATTTCATGAGTTCCTACTGATTAATACTTTACAGGATCATAACCTTCTCTGAGGCAGACTAATGCTGGCCGAGTATTAAAATCCAGCAGTCTTTAAAAGATGGATTTCTTCCAGGTCCTACTGTGTGTGGGtaaaggcagggaaaaaatccaTAGAGCAGCAGGAGATCTGACAGCATTCATCTGCACGGGTTTAGGATGACCACATATATAAGACATTTGATTTGTAAGCCACAATTAAGAAATTCTAGAACTGTTTTTTATGAGCGGCATTCATCATGTCATCTGGTTCATATTTTCCAAGGAGAATAATGCAAACTCAGTGCTGTGGTAATGTCCTAGGTCTGACTACAGTGTTAGAAGGTCACATGCCAGTGGACGGAAGAGCAGCAAGGGTTAGAGTGGGTTCTAAAGTGGAATTGTGCAGTTGAAGTAATTGGAAGGCCAAAACAGGCCAAAGCTTCATATTTCCaactttttctgtctttgtatTTGTGCTCACACACACCTAGACAACAAAAGAGAAAGCTCTGGACCCCAAATATAAATCAGCTTGAGCATTTCCAAAAAGTAACATGAATCACAGAGAAAGACTATACAACTCATTGGGTTTGGACCTGCTGGAACAGGGAAGGCTACCTTTCCAAAATCTtataaaaataagcaaatgCCTTGCAGACATTCCCTTGGGAAGGTATAGTTCATATATAGGTCTGCAGATGAGCTTCAGTTTGTTTCATCCACAGGACAAAGATTACGCACAAAATGGTTGCAGTAACTAGAATTTAGTGTGTCACAACTGTGGTTTTACCTTTGTCTGCCAGTACTGCTGGTGGTCAGTCACTACCAGATCTACCTCACAGCCTCTGCCTTTCCCATCTTGTGCCCTCCACacctaatttaattttaaagcataTTTGCACAGGCAACTGTAAGCACTTTCTTAGATGTTCCCTAGTTGTACCAGTCAGGTTTATCCTCTGTGTTAATGTTTAGATTCATCCCTCTCCTGACTCACTTTGTAATTAAGGTAAGGAATGCTGAATTCCCTGAGGGTGCCTTAGGCCCTCTGATGCTCCTGCTTGAGAATCTAGAAATCTGGATGTCCAAGTACATAAATGGCACAAACAACAGTCCAGGTGCCTCTACAGGAGACAAATTCAGTGAGTAACCTGGGAAAGAGATACCAAAGATTGGGGGGAAAGAAAGCAATGCATCTAATGAAACAGATGCATTGCTCAATGTCCTCTAACCTTCCCCATACCCACAGGAATCCTTGGCCCTGGTTCATTGCAGAGGCAGATAAAATTAGTCTCTTGGGCTTGCATAATATGAGACCTGAGATAACTTTAGACTGTTGAATCTGTCTGCACTCTTGTGTGTATAAGCATTCAGCTTTATGTTGCAAATCAAATCCCTTGTCTCCATCCCTGTCTTCCCTCTCCTGATCCCAGCCTGCCCCTTGCCTTTCTGCCATTCGAGTGCTTGTTAGGTATCGTGGGTCAGTGCCAGTGTTTGGCTTTGAAGTTTCTGAAGGAAACACTTCAGTAAACATCCCAAAGACTAGAGGCTTAAATTCTGCCGCGTAGTGTGCTGTCCAGATGTTAAAAATGGCAGGATGAAAGCTTCACGCAAGTCTTCTAACTCGCTCCCTatgcgcacacacacacacaatcgCGCGCACACATTGGGACAGACGTCAGGCAAAAGGTGTCCATATCCCATTGTTGTGCTCATTGCCAGGGTTTTTGTCATAAGAATCACgtaaaaaaatgaaatcctCAGAGGAAATATGCTGCTCCATGAGGCTTGCTGGTTATCTCAAGGCAAAATATGAGGACACATATAAGCACACAATATCCTTGTTCGTGCGTTACTCGATAAGATAGACTCTCTGCTTTGTCTGTCTTTCAGCTGAAggctcttttttctccttcctcgTGCTGCTTTTTAAATACTGG contains:
- the GJA1 gene encoding gap junction alpha-1 protein, whose product is MGDWSALGKLLDKVQAYSTAGGKVWLSVLFIFRILLLGTAVESAWGDEQSAFRCNTQQPGCENVCYDKSFPISHVRFWVLQIIFVSVPTLLYLAHVFYVMRKEEKLNKREEELKVVANDGVNVDMHLKQIEIKKFKYGIEEHGKVKMRGGLLRTYIISILFKSVFEVAFLLIQWYIYGFSLNAIYTCERDPCPHRVDCFLSRPTEKTIFILFMLVVSLVSLALNIIELFYVFFKGVKDRVKGKTDPYSHSGAMSPSKDCGSPKYAYYNGCSSPTAPLSPMSPPGYKLVTGDRNNSSCRNYNKQASEQNWANYSAEQNRMGQAGSTISNSHAQPFDFSDEHQNTKKLASGHELQPLTIVDQRPPSRASSRASSRPRPDDLEI